AAATCCACAAAAATATCAGTTTCATCTTCGGGATCATGCGAGTAACTATACGAGGAAAACCAACATTTTTAACATTACAACATGGCTGATGTTCTCCTCATATTCCAGGGAAACTCCACGGACTGTGGACAGCAAAAATTATTAGTCATATATGTTACAGGTAAAATTCAGATCAATTTCCTGTGCACAGACAATGAATAGAACGGAAAATACAAATTGCCTATATTACCCTCTAACACGATGAAGTGTTAGGTATATCACGGGGATAAGATAGTACTCTCGCTAGAGCTGGAGTACTCCCCAAGAAACTCGGACCTCAACTGCATCAGCAGCCTGCCTAGATAGTTCAGGCCTTCTCCTTCCCTTCCTCCTCCCCAGAAGAGGTCGTGTGGCGAAGCTTCGACAAGAATGGACCCCGCCGTGGATAGCAGCATGGAATTTAGATGAGGATATATTGAGAACTTGAACTTTAATGCTCGGTACATCACATCGATCTTCATACTATCCCAGTCGGGTCTCACCTGCATCAAAAATTGCTTCTGGATAAACACATGTATCACTTATATGCTAGTCAGTTCAGTTGAAGTTTTTCAGAGGTACAACTGACCAACTGGTTAATTTGGAGGGAATAAACTACTCTTCATTATTTGAATGCTCGAGGCTGTTTTGGAACATTTCATATTTAGTTCTAAATTGGACGGATAATGGACTCTGTCCCGTCCGGACTCTCATTATTCATAGAACCAAGTTCAGGGCCGATCCCATCAGTAATCCGGCTAgtattcctttttttccctggACACATTTCTCAACTAATTAAATTTCTACTTTTATATAACCCCATTCAAGGAGGGTTATGtaagatatatttattaatgataTACTACAAGTAGAGAAGCCTTACAAGATCAGGATGCCGCCTCTGCACAAGCCTCCCCATCCTAGCGGCTTCCTCTGGACTTTTTGCAGATCTTATCTCTTCAACATATTGTTGGGCCTGAGGATTATCGACTCCGACATATTTGTGGGCctaaaatttgtaaaagttCTCCCAAAAGTTCCTCGACCAGATACAcgataataataaatcatataaGGGGGAAAATCAGAAAATGTGTTACCTGATAGTAGTGCTCCACACTTGACCAACTAACATAATCGCCAGTTCCATTGGGCATTCGAATAGGATGAGGAGAGAAGTTGGAGAAAGCTCCATAAGGGTCCCATGTTTTGTAGAAGAATATGATGTTTGGTTCATAAGGAGTGACAGTAGGGTCAATTGCAGAAGTCTCATTCATTGATGGGATGACAGGTGTGAGGTCGGGAATAGGCTGAAGAAACCCACTGACAAGCATGTCTGGTCCAACCTGGAAAAACATTTCAACTTATAAGACCCATTCCCAGATAATGGAAATATCAGATGCAATTGTTAAGAGAAGCTTCATGTGACTTCAGCAAATAATTGGCGTATTCAGACTGAGAATGCATGATGAAGTACTTCAGAAAGAACATGAGAAAGTTTTGCACTTCTCCAAAAGGTCGATCAGGTCTTTGCCTTTTGATGTCACAAAAATTTGCCCAATTCCTGAACATAATGAGCTCACAGTATACATTAAAAGGTAAGGAAATGGGAGAACAGGACAAGTAGAACATAAACAAACCACAGACCTGTTCATAGGAAACATCACTCAAATCCAAGGCTTGTGACATCTCCACCATACCGAGTTCACCAACTGGAGATGGTGCATTCCTTCCACCAATAATTTTAGGTGCAACAAATGCAAACACCTGCAAAAAGATCAGATCTTATGACCAACACCATGCAACTGGTTGCTTGGTTCCAGAAAACAAGGAGAGGTTTCCATGCTCATGCTATGAAAGAACTCGGAAAATGAGAACAAAGAAACTCTTGACGCACTTTGCAAGACATGTTGGTCTAGCAAAATTTCTCCATGAGCAGCATGAATTAAAATGTAATACATCCTTTCCATTATTCGATATCAGAAAAACAGAAGAGGGGAAGTAGAAAGACCTTGTGAATAACACCCAATGAGATTGCGGATGCAGCCAATGTCCCTCCACACTCCCACAAAATCGAAAGGTACCCACGGTCATAGAAATATTCCATGACATCACGAGGATTTAACATGTCAAACTCTACAACCTCAACACCTTTGGAAGCTAAATATTTCTGAAAACTCCTCCTAGCACCTCTTTGGGTCACCACTATTGTTGACACTTCGGAAATGTCCCAGAGGTTTGCTTCCTCAGGAAGGTCGAGCGTCTGTGTCATCACAATCCTCATGGGCAAGTGCCCACCACCATGCCTTGCAGTCAATCTTGGATCTGTTTAACAGCAATGGTTTCAAAAAGcaagaaatttttattttagttttaacCAAAATAGAGAATCTTAGTACACAGTACTTACTGTCTTTACGCACGGTGTTCCCTCCAACAACAATTGCATCGCTTCGTCCCCGCAGTTCAAAGACTCGACTTCTAGACTTTTTGCTGCTTATCCATGCAGCATGTCCACTACTGGCAGCAATTTTGCCTGTTCCATTTGGACAGACAGCACACTTGTATGCAAACATAGGCGGTTGAAATTACTTTTTCGCT
Above is a window of Punica granatum isolate Tunisia-2019 chromosome 7, ASM765513v2, whole genome shotgun sequence DNA encoding:
- the LOC116214841 gene encoding riboflavin biosynthesis protein PYRR, chloroplastic-like isoform X2; protein product: MFLERTSRVKLSRCCILSKIIYSCGALLTVSRCSLRFRVLVSCAAGSSEVVPPRECSSDIQSGFSGPIFRSQCAVCPNGTGKIAASSGHAAWISSKKSRSRVFELRGRSDAIVVGGNTVRKDNPRLTARHGGGHLPMRIVMTQTLDLPEEANLWDISEVSTIVVTQRGARRSFQKYLASKGVEVVEFDMLNPRDVMEYFYDRGYLSILWECGGTLAASAISLGVIHKVFAFVAPKIIGGRNAPSPVGELGMVEMSQALDLSDVSYEQVGPDMLVSGFLQPIPDLTPVIPSMNETSAIDPTVTPYEPNIIFFYKTWDPYGAFSNFSPHPIRMPNGTGDYVSWSSVEHYYQAHKYVGVDNPQAQQYVEEIRSAKSPEEAARMGRLVQRRHPDLVRPDWDSMKIDVMYRALKFKFSIYPHLNSMLLSTAGSILVEASPHDLFWGGGREGEGLNYLGRLLMQLRSEFLGEYSSSSESTILSP
- the LOC116214841 gene encoding riboflavin biosynthesis protein PYRR, chloroplastic-like isoform X1 translates to MALSFCYPPPITCRLTAATIRSSHGNGNYTLEASFVRRAADLSDKSSGFTSPHPNFGCVIANPGGNVVGEGYLYAQGTTPAEVQAVEAAGADLCIGATAYLNMEPGDCHGDSTAVSALVQAGIVRVVVGMRHPLQHLRGNAVRALRSQGIRVDVLGEDLQSKAVEEAQKSCHLVNAHLIYRAASRVPFSVLKYAMTLDGKIAASSGHAAWISSKKSRSRVFELRGRSDAIVVGGNTVRKDNPRLTARHGGGHLPMRIVMTQTLDLPEEANLWDISEVSTIVVTQRGARRSFQKYLASKGVEVVEFDMLNPRDVMEYFYDRGYLSILWECGGTLAASAISLGVIHKVFAFVAPKIIGGRNAPSPVGELGMVEMSQALDLSDVSYEQVGPDMLVSGFLQPIPDLTPVIPSMNETSAIDPTVTPYEPNIIFFYKTWDPYGAFSNFSPHPIRMPNGTGDYVSWSSVEHYYQAHKYVGVDNPQAQQYVEEIRSAKSPEEAARMGRLVQRRHPDLVRPDWDSMKIDVMYRALKFKFSIYPHLNSMLLSTAGSILVEASPHDLFWGGGREGEGLNYLGRLLMQLRSEFLGEYSSSSESTILSP